In the genome of Oxalobacter aliiformigenes, one region contains:
- a CDS encoding Spy/CpxP family protein refolding chaperone: protein MKKLNKYLVASIAALGFGASCFSANAFAQSADETYGGCPMYMGGGPGNCYVGHDGPYRGHHEHWREYHHQRQLALHDKLKLNAEQEKAWTAYLAIVDKNINSWKPLYRADLEKMTAPERMQTMIDRMKTHEKELTEQLAALKVFYAKLTPEQQRIFDNESMYYPRYRRGGPMR from the coding sequence ATGAAGAAACTGAACAAATATCTGGTGGCAAGCATTGCTGCCCTGGGATTTGGCGCAAGCTGTTTCTCGGCCAATGCATTTGCCCAGTCTGCTGACGAAACTTACGGTGGTTGCCCGATGTACATGGGAGGTGGTCCGGGAAACTGTTATGTCGGTCATGACGGCCCTTACCGCGGTCATCATGAACACTGGAGAGAATACCATCATCAGCGTCAGCTTGCTTTGCACGACAAACTCAAGCTGAATGCTGAACAGGAAAAAGCCTGGACAGCTTATCTCGCCATTGTCGATAAAAATATAAATTCATGGAAACCCTTGTACCGTGCCGATCTCGAAAAAATGACTGCACCGGAAAGAATGCAAACGATGATTGACCGGATGAAAACACATGAAAAAGAACTGACGGAACAATTGGCAGCCCTGAAAGTTTTTTATGCCAAACTGACTCCGGAACAACAGAGAATCTTCGACAACGAGTCCATGTACTATCCACGATATCGCCGTGGTGGCCCGATGAGATAA